A part of Leptospira mtsangambouensis genomic DNA contains:
- a CDS encoding SRPBCC family protein, translating into MRETKSVFTFDEPIERLWSGVTVYEVLVHWLADEVRGRPKVGGDFSWTWKLGLEGDFTTHGIYKKIEPLKELVMEWKDHPADPTGAIYLQLLFESKGPNLSQLTIVNGGFPDGEGSDVWIEGAKEAWDGQAVHLKDFLKQNPDITKFFKKS; encoded by the coding sequence ATGAGAGAAACAAAGTCTGTATTTACTTTTGATGAACCAATAGAACGATTGTGGTCGGGTGTTACCGTCTATGAAGTGTTAGTTCATTGGTTGGCAGATGAGGTAAGGGGAAGACCAAAAGTGGGTGGGGACTTCTCATGGACTTGGAAATTAGGTTTGGAAGGTGATTTCACCACTCATGGCATTTATAAAAAAATTGAACCGTTAAAAGAACTGGTAATGGAATGGAAAGACCATCCTGCCGATCCAACTGGTGCAATTTATTTACAATTATTATTTGAATCTAAAGGACCAAATTTATCTCAATTAACCATTGTTAACGGGGGTTTCCCGGATGGAGAAGGTTCTGATGTTTGGATTGAAGGAGCCAAAGAGGCTTGGGATGGACAAGCAGTTCATTTAAAAGACTTCTTAAAACAAAACCCAGACATCACAAAATTTTTTAAAAAATCTTGA